One window from the genome of Candidatus Deferrimicrobium sp. encodes:
- a CDS encoding helical backbone metal receptor, translated as MSGRGRIDAVRRFLPGFLPVVALLASVIDRPAFAADRFPLALKDDRGVTVRLAAPPHRIVSLAPSLTEIVFLLGREGSLVGVTRFCNVPPAASRLPKIGGVSDPDVERIVALSPDLVLCTTDGNPRDKVRAVEEMGIPCFAVAPQDLEAVFTAIERLGVLLGALDRGRAEAGSLRRRARLARPSSLDADRPSVLFIVSTAPIIAAGEGTFMDELVRLSGGRNAAARFSGRYPRLSVEEMVAARPDVIFVAGMAGVERFPPEVTRWKEIPAFRDGAVITLDGDLVTRPGPRLVTALERVSAALAEWRAGAASRPKAPGAGAGGKR; from the coding sequence ATGTCGGGCCGTGGCCGGATCGACGCCGTACGCCGTTTCCTCCCGGGGTTCCTCCCTGTCGTCGCCCTCCTTGCGTCCGTGATCGATCGTCCCGCGTTCGCGGCGGACCGGTTCCCCCTCGCGTTGAAGGACGACCGGGGCGTCACCGTCCGTCTCGCTGCCCCGCCCCACCGCATCGTCTCCCTGGCTCCCAGCCTCACCGAGATCGTCTTCCTCCTCGGCCGCGAAGGTTCCCTCGTCGGCGTCACCCGGTTTTGCAACGTCCCTCCAGCGGCCTCCCGCCTGCCGAAGATCGGCGGCGTGAGCGATCCCGATGTCGAGCGGATCGTCGCTCTATCGCCGGACCTCGTCCTGTGCACGACGGATGGGAATCCCCGGGACAAGGTGCGTGCCGTCGAGGAGATGGGGATCCCGTGCTTCGCCGTGGCTCCCCAGGATCTGGAGGCGGTCTTTACGGCGATCGAGCGTCTGGGTGTCCTCCTCGGCGCCTTGGACCGGGGACGCGCCGAGGCCGGGTCGCTTCGCCGTCGTGCGCGGCTCGCGCGCCCCTCCTCCCTCGACGCGGATCGGCCATCCGTCCTCTTCATCGTCTCCACCGCGCCGATCATCGCCGCGGGCGAAGGCACTTTCATGGACGAACTGGTGCGCCTCTCCGGCGGGAGGAACGCCGCCGCCCGCTTTTCCGGCAGGTACCCGCGACTCTCCGTGGAGGAGATGGTCGCCGCCCGGCCGGACGTGATCTTCGTCGCGGGGATGGCCGGCGTCGAACGGTTCCCGCCGGAGGTCACCCGCTGGAAGGAGATCCCCGCGTTCCGGGACGGAGCCGTGATCACCCTCGACGGTGACCTCGTGACCCGCCCCGGCCCGCGGCTGGTGACCGCGCTGGAGCGGGTATCCGCGGCCCTCGCGGAGTGGCGGGCTGGTGCAGCGTCCCGCCCGAAGGCGCCCGGGGCGGGCGCGGGGGGAAAACGGTGA